The Myxococcus xanthus genome contains the following window.
GCCCGGCGATGGTGAAGAAGCCGTCCGCATCCACGCGCGCCAGGTCGCCGGTGTGCAGCCACCCTTCCGCGTCAATCGCCTCGCGCGTGGCGGCCTCGTCTTCAAAGTAGCCGGAGCACATGGAGGGGCCCTTGAGGAGCAGCTCACCCACCTCGCCCGTGGGGACTTCCCGGCCGTCGTCATCCACCAGCTTCGCGGCGATGAAGTAGTTGGGCCGGCCAATGGAGCCCGCCTTCGACACCGCGTACTCCGGTCCCATGCTGAAGAGGCCCGGGCCGAACTCCGTCATACCGAAGCCCTGCTTGAAGGGCACCGGGTGCACCGCCTGCCACGCCTGGATGAGCGGCACCGGCAGCGCCGCGCCGCCGCTGGTCATGAAGCGCACGGAGGAGAAGTCCGTCGTCTTGAAGCGCGGCGACTCCAGGAGCTGCTGGTACTGCGTGGGCACCGCGAAGAAGAGCGTCACCTTCTCCCGGGGGATGAGGTCCAGCAGCGCCTCCGGCTCCCACCGGCGCATGAGGACGACGGTGCCGCCCACGGTGAGCAGCGGCAGCGTGTACACGAGCAACCCGCCCGTGTGGAACATGGGCGTGTGCGTCACCGTGACGTCGCCGGGCCGCACCTCGTGGACCAACGTGTTGAGGGTGTTCCACGCCACCATGCGGTAGCTGACGCGCGCGCCCTTCGAGCGCCCCGTCGTCCCGCCGGTGAAGATGAGGCAGAGGATGTCCTCTTCGGACACCGCGTCCTGCGTCACCGGCGAGCCCGGCACGTGGGCCAGCGTCGCCGCGTAGGCGTCCGCGCCCGGCAGGCCTTGCGACTCCAGGGACACCAGCCGGGGGCCACCGCCCAGGCGCTCGCGGACATCCGCCACGGTGTCGCGGAAGTCGTCGCCGAAGAAGAGCACGCCGGGACGGATGGAGCGCACCAGGTCCGCCAGCTCGGCGGCGTGCAGGCGCCAGTTGAAGGGGACGAAGACGGCGCCAATCTTCGCGCAGGCGAACAGCGCGTCCAGGTACTCCACGCCGTTGTGGGCCACGATGCCCACCCGGTCGCCCTTCTGCACGCCGGCCA
Protein-coding sequences here:
- a CDS encoding acyl-CoA synthetase — translated: MTEGAHMFIGDWMGRGALYWPDSVAVVDPSRGDAGRFTYRAMNTRATALGGWLRDVAGVQKGDRVGIVAHNGVEYLDALFACAKIGAVFVPFNWRLHAAELADLVRSIRPGVLFFGDDFRDTVADVRERLGGGPRLVSLESQGLPGADAYAATLAHVPGSPVTQDAVSEEDILCLIFTGGTTGRSKGARVSYRMVAWNTLNTLVHEVRPGDVTVTHTPMFHTGGLLVYTLPLLTVGGTVVLMRRWEPEALLDLIPREKVTLFFAVPTQYQQLLESPRFKTTDFSSVRFMTSGGAALPVPLIQAWQAVHPVPFKQGFGMTEFGPGLFSMGPEYAVSKAGSIGRPNYFIAAKLVDDDGREVPTGEVGELLLKGPSMCSGYFEDEAATREAIDAEGWLHTGDLARVDADGFFTIAGRKKDMFISGGENIYPLELESALYEHPAVAQCAVVGVPDAKWGEVGRAFVVLKPDGKVSAEALLEHLRGRVARFKVPKRVELMERLPISAAGKILKRELRDAAVAADRDSSRH